In Acidovorax sp. 106, the following proteins share a genomic window:
- the putA gene encoding trifunctional transcriptional regulator/proline dehydrogenase/L-glutamate gamma-semialdehyde dehydrogenase, producing MTQPSAPFADFAPRTPLNNPLRAAITAATRRPEPEALAPLLAQARLPADQAASAEQLALRIAKALRERKASAGRAGIVQGLLQEFSLSSQEGVALMCLAEALLRIPDKATRDALIRDKISHGQWDAHLGKSPSLFVNAATWGLLITGKLVATHSEGSLGNSLSRLIGKGGEPLIRKGVDMAMRMMGEQFVTGETIDEALRNASTMEAEGFRYSYDMLGEAALTSEDAKHYYASYEQAIHAIGKASAGRGIYEGPGISIKLSALHPRYSRAQFGRVMDELYPQVARLTALAKQYDIGLNIDAEETDRLELSLDLLERLCHEPTLAGWNGIGFVIQAYQKRCPFVIDYVVDLARRTQRRLMVRLVKGAYWDSEIKRAQVDGLEDYPVYTRKVHTDISYIACSKKLLAAPEAVYPQFATHNAETVGTIYQLAGSNYYAGQYEFQCLHGMGEPLYEQVVGSITAGKLGRPCRIYAPVGTHETLLAYLVRRLLENGANTSFVNRIADETIALDELVKSPVQVVDQQAAAEGTAGLPHPRIATPQSLYGGHRTNSRGLDLSNENTLVELTAALQATAAHAWTAAPLLAADVPSGPIQPVRNPADHGDVVGQVQEATTADVDQALAHAQAAAAPWAATPPAERAAALLRTADLLEERMQPLLGLLMREAGKSASNAVAEVREAVDFLRYYAAQVQNTFDNTTHIPLGPVACISPWNFPLAIFMGQVAAALAAGNPVLAKPAEQTPLIATEAVRLLWQAGVPRAVVQLLPGQGETVGARLIGDARVMGVMFTGSTEVARILQRTVAGRLDAAGRPIPLIAETGGQNAMIVDSSALVEQVVGDAVSSAFDSAGQRCSALRVLCVQEEAADRVVEMLQGAMGELRVGNPGALSVDVGPVIDAEAQAGISQHIDTFKAKRHRVFQHPQHLTATTSQGTFVSPTLIELNHIGELQREVFGPVLHLVRYARHDLDRLLDQINATGYGLTQGVHTRIDETIARVVKRAHAGNVYVNRNMVGAVVGVQPFGGEGLSGTGPKAGGPLYLLRLLSQRPADALARTFAEADRTSPPDTERRDRQLVPLATLQQWAHNQGNLALAGHCQRFAQETQSGTARTLPGPTGERNVYTLAPRARVLCLAPSADDLLVQTAAVLASGGTALWPNAQASLHAQLPTQVQAQVTLHNNALGNAAVALDAVLHHGDASALQAVCTALAQRPGPIVGVTALQPGASDIPLERLLIERALSVNTAAAGGNASLMTIG from the coding sequence ATGACGCAGCCCTCCGCCCCGTTTGCCGACTTCGCTCCCCGCACACCGCTGAACAACCCGCTGCGCGCAGCCATCACCGCCGCCACCCGCCGCCCCGAGCCCGAGGCCCTGGCCCCGCTGCTGGCCCAGGCCCGCCTGCCTGCCGATCAAGCAGCGTCCGCCGAGCAACTGGCGCTGCGCATTGCCAAGGCGCTGCGCGAACGCAAGGCCAGCGCCGGGCGTGCGGGCATCGTGCAGGGGCTGCTTCAGGAGTTTTCGCTGTCGTCGCAAGAAGGCGTGGCGCTGATGTGCCTGGCCGAGGCCCTGCTGCGCATCCCCGACAAGGCCACACGCGACGCGCTGATCCGCGACAAGATCAGCCACGGCCAGTGGGATGCCCACCTGGGCAAGAGCCCGTCGCTCTTCGTCAACGCCGCCACCTGGGGCCTGCTTATCACCGGCAAGCTGGTGGCCACGCATAGCGAAGGTAGCTTGGGCAACTCGCTCAGCCGCCTGATCGGCAAGGGCGGCGAGCCCCTGATCCGCAAGGGCGTGGACATGGCGATGCGCATGATGGGCGAGCAGTTTGTGACCGGCGAAACCATCGACGAAGCGCTGCGCAACGCCAGCACGATGGAAGCTGAGGGCTTTCGGTATTCGTACGACATGCTGGGCGAAGCCGCGCTGACCAGCGAAGACGCCAAGCACTACTACGCCTCGTATGAGCAAGCCATCCACGCCATTGGCAAGGCCTCTGCCGGTCGCGGCATCTACGAAGGGCCGGGTATCTCTATCAAACTCTCGGCCCTGCACCCGCGCTACAGCCGTGCACAGTTTGGCCGCGTGATGGACGAGCTGTACCCGCAGGTAGCGCGCCTCACGGCCCTGGCCAAGCAGTACGACATTGGCCTGAACATCGACGCCGAAGAAACCGACCGGCTGGAGCTGTCGCTGGACCTGCTGGAGCGCCTGTGCCACGAACCCACCCTGGCGGGCTGGAACGGCATTGGTTTTGTGATCCAGGCCTACCAAAAACGCTGCCCCTTCGTCATCGACTACGTGGTCGACCTGGCCCGCCGCACCCAGCGGCGCCTGATGGTGCGCCTGGTCAAGGGCGCGTACTGGGACAGCGAAATCAAGCGCGCCCAGGTCGATGGCCTGGAGGACTACCCCGTCTACACCCGCAAGGTGCACACCGACATTTCGTACATCGCCTGCTCCAAGAAACTGCTAGCCGCGCCCGAGGCCGTGTACCCCCAGTTCGCCACCCACAACGCCGAAACGGTGGGCACCATCTACCAACTGGCGGGCAGCAACTACTACGCCGGGCAGTACGAGTTCCAGTGCCTGCACGGCATGGGCGAGCCGCTGTATGAGCAGGTGGTGGGTTCCATCACGGCGGGCAAGCTCGGCCGCCCCTGCCGCATCTACGCCCCCGTGGGCACGCACGAAACGCTGCTGGCCTACCTGGTGCGCCGCCTGCTCGAAAACGGCGCCAACACATCCTTCGTGAACCGCATTGCCGACGAAACGATTGCACTGGACGAGCTAGTGAAGAGCCCCGTGCAAGTGGTGGACCAGCAAGCTGCGGCAGAAGGCACTGCGGGCTTGCCCCACCCCCGCATTGCCACGCCCCAGAGCCTGTATGGCGGGCACCGCACCAACTCGCGCGGGCTGGATCTGTCGAACGAAAACACGCTGGTCGAACTGACCGCCGCCCTACAAGCCACGGCGGCCCATGCCTGGACGGCAGCGCCCCTGCTGGCCGCTGACGTGCCCTCAGGTCCCATCCAACCCGTGCGCAACCCCGCCGATCACGGCGATGTTGTGGGCCAGGTTCAAGAAGCCACCACCGCCGACGTAGACCAAGCCCTGGCCCACGCCCAGGCCGCTGCAGCCCCCTGGGCTGCCACGCCGCCCGCTGAGCGCGCAGCGGCACTGCTGCGCACCGCCGACCTGCTGGAAGAGCGCATGCAGCCCCTGCTGGGCCTGTTGATGCGTGAAGCGGGCAAGAGCGCCAGCAACGCTGTGGCCGAGGTGCGCGAGGCCGTGGACTTTCTGCGCTACTACGCTGCCCAGGTGCAAAACACCTTCGACAACACCACCCACATCCCGCTAGGCCCGGTGGCCTGCATCAGCCCCTGGAACTTCCCGCTCGCCATCTTCATGGGCCAGGTGGCGGCTGCACTGGCCGCAGGCAACCCCGTGCTGGCCAAGCCGGCAGAGCAAACCCCGCTGATCGCCACCGAAGCCGTGCGCCTGCTGTGGCAGGCCGGTGTGCCCCGTGCCGTCGTGCAACTGCTGCCCGGCCAGGGCGAGACCGTGGGCGCCCGCCTGATTGGCGATGCCCGCGTGATGGGCGTGATGTTCACCGGCTCTACCGAGGTGGCGCGCATCCTGCAGCGCACGGTGGCCGGGCGGCTCGACGCTGCAGGCCGCCCCATCCCGCTGATTGCCGAAACCGGTGGGCAAAACGCGATGATCGTGGACTCGTCCGCCTTGGTCGAACAGGTGGTGGGCGATGCCGTGTCGTCGGCCTTTGACAGCGCAGGCCAGCGCTGCTCCGCCCTGCGCGTACTGTGTGTGCAGGAAGAAGCCGCCGACCGCGTGGTCGAGATGCTGCAAGGTGCCATGGGCGAGCTGCGTGTGGGCAACCCCGGAGCGTTGAGCGTGGATGTGGGCCCGGTGATCGATGCCGAAGCCCAAGCGGGTATCAGCCAACACATCGACACGTTCAAGGCCAAGCGCCACCGCGTGTTCCAGCACCCGCAGCACCTTACGGCCACGACCAGCCAGGGCACCTTTGTGTCCCCCACGCTGATCGAGCTGAACCACATCGGCGAGTTGCAACGCGAAGTTTTCGGCCCCGTCTTGCACCTGGTACGTTACGCACGCCACGATCTGGATCGCCTGCTCGACCAGATCAACGCCACCGGCTACGGCCTGACGCAAGGCGTGCACACCCGCATCGACGAAACCATTGCCCGCGTGGTGAAACGCGCCCATGCGGGCAACGTGTACGTGAACCGCAACATGGTGGGCGCCGTGGTGGGCGTGCAGCCGTTTGGCGGCGAAGGCCTGTCGGGCACGGGCCCCAAGGCGGGTGGACCGCTGTACCTGCTGCGCCTGCTGTCGCAGCGCCCGGCAGATGCACTGGCCCGCACCTTTGCAGAGGCCGACCGCACCAGCCCCCCCGACACAGAGCGGCGCGATCGACAACTGGTACCCCTGGCCACCTTGCAACAATGGGCGCACAACCAGGGCAACCTGGCCCTGGCGGGCCACTGCCAGCGTTTTGCGCAAGAGACCCAAAGCGGCACCGCCCGCACCCTGCCCGGCCCCACGGGCGAGCGCAATGTCTACACCCTGGCGCCCCGTGCCCGTGTGCTTTGCCTGGCACCCAGCGCTGACGACCTGCTGGTACAAACGGCCGCCGTCCTCGCCAGCGGTGGCACCGCCCTTTGGCCCAACGCGCAGGCCAGCCTGCATGCCCAACTGCCCACGCAGGTGCAGGCCCAGGTCACGCTGCATAACAACGCCCTGGGCAACGCCGCCGTCGCGCTGGACGCCGTGCTGCACCACGGCGATGCCTCGGCCTTGCAGGCCGTGTGCACCGCCCTCGCACAGCGCCCCGGTCCCATCGTGGGCGTGACGGCACTGCAGCCTGGTGCCTCGGACATCCCGCTGGAACGCCTGCTCATCGAACGGGCCCTGAGCGTGAACACGGCCGCCGCCGGGGGCAATGCAAGCCTGATGACGATTGGCTGA
- a CDS encoding DUF6352 family protein produces the protein MTPHLHDFWPRSGYTHLQQNARGWLVPTQAYVRTFLARPELALVPESCAAEVALHEGLQAAPLKPVAAAELAAVQDGDARENYAVFLRFRDGLLAAGTLQAYYLQLMRSGVVDVPAVFVDAVVQALLRHLLADCNDALEARAAEMLFRPQRITQYEGQMLAGDRATLDMLNETAGLGEVGRLLRQSGALQPTAQAQVLAADNAVDYWQASERHHFLLDLTHELTQDLSHGLTFKMTRARSGLKALARVLERWVAHLLGVQVLIEPVHQVTDSAWRWHVGLDVESTAILNDLYQDRPVEAERMQRLVSLFTLTFANPAEMRADVAGKPVYLGLATNAEGVVRIKPQNLLLNLPLASAS, from the coding sequence GTGACGCCACACCTCCATGACTTTTGGCCCCGCAGTGGGTACACCCACCTGCAGCAGAATGCGCGCGGCTGGTTGGTGCCCACGCAGGCCTATGTACGCACGTTTCTCGCGCGACCTGAGCTGGCCTTGGTGCCCGAGTCTTGCGCCGCAGAAGTGGCCCTGCACGAGGGCCTGCAGGCTGCACCGCTCAAGCCCGTGGCGGCGGCCGAGCTGGCCGCCGTGCAGGACGGTGACGCGCGCGAGAACTATGCCGTGTTTCTGCGTTTTCGCGATGGCTTGCTGGCGGCGGGCACGCTGCAGGCGTACTACCTGCAACTGATGCGCAGCGGGGTGGTGGATGTGCCTGCGGTGTTTGTCGACGCGGTGGTGCAGGCGCTGCTGCGCCACCTGCTGGCCGACTGCAACGACGCCCTGGAGGCCCGCGCCGCCGAGATGCTGTTTCGCCCCCAGCGCATCACGCAGTACGAAGGCCAGATGCTGGCAGGTGATCGCGCCACGCTCGACATGCTGAACGAGACGGCCGGTTTGGGCGAGGTGGGGCGCCTGCTGCGGCAAAGCGGGGCCTTGCAGCCCACGGCGCAGGCGCAGGTGCTGGCTGCCGACAACGCCGTGGATTACTGGCAGGCGAGCGAGCGCCACCACTTCCTGCTCGACCTGACCCATGAGCTGACGCAGGACCTGAGCCACGGCCTGACCTTCAAGATGACCCGCGCCCGATCGGGCCTGAAGGCGCTGGCGCGCGTGCTGGAGCGCTGGGTGGCCCACCTGCTGGGCGTGCAGGTGTTGATTGAGCCTGTGCACCAGGTCACCGACAGCGCCTGGCGCTGGCATGTGGGGCTGGACGTGGAGTCCACCGCCATCCTCAACGACCTGTACCAGGACCGCCCGGTAGAGGCCGAGCGCATGCAGCGCCTGGTGAGCCTTTTCACGCTGACCTTTGCCAACCCCGCCGAGATGCGCGCTGACGTGGCGGGCAAGCCGGTGTACCTGGGGCTCGCCACCAACGCTGAGGGCGTGGTCCGCATCAAACCGCAGAACCTGTTGCTCAATCTGCCATTGGCATCCGCGTCTTGA
- a CDS encoding helix-turn-helix domain-containing protein, translating into MLNTQDVRARCAARRLNLRCTGHPTGEPAAQALEQLLAQCQGNVSEAACQLGISHSTIQRRIQQLQLGVRHAQWRGP; encoded by the coding sequence ATGCTGAACACCCAGGATGTGCGTGCCCGATGCGCTGCACGGCGCCTCAACCTGCGCTGCACCGGCCACCCCACCGGCGAGCCCGCCGCACAGGCGCTGGAGCAGTTGCTGGCCCAATGCCAGGGTAACGTCTCCGAGGCCGCCTGCCAGCTCGGCATCAGCCACTCCACCATCCAACGCCGCATCCAGCAGCTGCAGCTCGGCGTGCGGCATGCGCAATGGCGCGGGCCATAG
- a CDS encoding RND family transporter — MYSPQSRPSWHTRWAQHIVSGRYVVFAIVALITVILGLQLQHLRFEESESSYFAPDDARLLAVKRFERTFGNDDSVVVLVEDKNVFSTALLGRVKALATALERDTPYVREVSWLGSAEVISAQADTLHVGALFKDIPSSPADLARLRERALGDPALAGRFVSDDGTLTAIVVELKAYPGDRELQRKEVGPAIAAIVAGFPDLRVHLIGGPVMAQAFDQLVGEEIARFGLIGLVLFGVMLLVLLRSLKAAVIPLVVMALSVVWTFALAAVFGWPMTGLAAMLPTLLVSIGICDSVHVIADYQQELEDGTAHPQAVVRSLERVAVPIMLTTLTNVAAFIAFGGAPLKPINQLGVLAAVGIVMAAGLSLVLAPALLASGRALRQARPAHKPEGQREGRLDRMLQNAVGFAMARPRSVALAFLAATVLAIGAAHRVEPQTKTVESFPRGAPLRLSYELMDQRMKGAMAVELVLTAPQPDGVRELDFLRRMAALQTRIQTHPMVTETRSLADVVARTNQALHGDDPAWNRLPAAAEQAAQYLFLYETSGGKSLERLMSFDGSQARITVRTRSLDSRDLRELEAFIDREAAATLAPDTRLAAAGNFALVVALCDLIVRGEMLSFGLALAAVALLLLAILRSVRLSLIALVPNVLPVVFAFGLMGLLGIPLHLPLMMLAPVVIGVAVDDNVHFFAHFRRHLGELGNQAAALRATVRHIGRALLFNSSVLFMGFGAFVFSQSTDLSEFGLVAAFAFLCALISDLLLVPALLTLFPPRVPVAQIPPHAQAQS; from the coding sequence ATGTATTCACCGCAATCCCGGCCCAGTTGGCACACCAGGTGGGCCCAGCACATCGTCAGCGGACGCTATGTCGTCTTCGCCATCGTCGCCCTCATCACCGTCATCCTGGGCCTACAGCTCCAGCACCTGCGCTTCGAGGAAAGCGAATCGTCCTACTTCGCGCCGGACGACGCGCGGCTGCTGGCGGTCAAGCGCTTCGAGCGCACCTTCGGCAACGATGACAGCGTGGTGGTGCTGGTGGAGGACAAGAATGTCTTCTCGACCGCGCTGCTGGGCCGCGTCAAGGCCCTGGCCACTGCGCTGGAGAGGGACACGCCCTATGTGCGCGAGGTCTCCTGGCTGGGCTCGGCCGAAGTCATAAGCGCGCAAGCGGACACGCTGCATGTGGGAGCGCTGTTCAAGGACATCCCCTCCTCGCCCGCCGACCTGGCCAGGCTGCGCGAGCGCGCGCTCGGCGACCCGGCCCTGGCGGGGCGCTTCGTGTCCGATGACGGCACGCTGACGGCCATTGTCGTGGAGCTCAAGGCCTATCCGGGCGACCGCGAGCTACAGCGCAAGGAGGTCGGCCCGGCCATCGCCGCCATCGTCGCGGGCTTTCCCGATCTCAGGGTGCACCTCATCGGCGGGCCCGTCATGGCCCAGGCCTTCGACCAGCTGGTGGGCGAGGAGATCGCCCGCTTCGGACTGATCGGCCTGGTGCTGTTCGGCGTCATGCTGCTGGTGCTGCTGCGCAGCCTCAAGGCGGCGGTGATTCCGCTGGTGGTCATGGCACTGTCCGTGGTGTGGACCTTCGCGCTGGCGGCCGTGTTCGGCTGGCCGATGACGGGGCTGGCCGCCATGCTGCCGACGCTGCTGGTCAGCATCGGCATCTGCGATAGCGTCCACGTCATCGCCGACTACCAGCAGGAACTGGAGGACGGAACCGCGCATCCGCAGGCCGTGGTGCGCTCGCTGGAGCGGGTCGCCGTGCCCATCATGCTGACCACGCTGACCAATGTGGCTGCCTTCATTGCCTTTGGCGGCGCCCCGCTCAAGCCGATCAACCAGCTTGGCGTGTTGGCGGCCGTGGGCATCGTGATGGCGGCGGGCTTGTCGCTGGTGCTGGCGCCCGCCTTGCTAGCCAGCGGCCGGGCGCTGCGCCAGGCGCGGCCCGCGCATAAGCCTGAGGGTCAACGCGAAGGCCGGCTGGACCGCATGCTGCAGAACGCCGTCGGTTTCGCCATGGCCCGGCCGCGTTCGGTGGCCCTGGCCTTCCTTGCCGCCACGGTGCTGGCCATCGGTGCCGCGCACCGGGTCGAGCCGCAGACCAAGACCGTCGAGAGCTTCCCGCGCGGCGCGCCGCTGCGCCTGTCCTATGAACTGATGGATCAGCGCATGAAGGGCGCGATGGCGGTGGAGCTGGTGCTCACCGCCCCCCAACCCGATGGCGTGCGCGAACTCGACTTCCTGCGCCGCATGGCGGCCCTGCAGACGCGCATACAAACCCATCCGATGGTCACCGAGACACGCTCGCTGGCCGATGTCGTGGCCCGCACCAATCAGGCGCTGCATGGCGATGACCCGGCCTGGAACCGGCTGCCGGCAGCCGCAGAGCAGGCGGCGCAGTACCTGTTTCTCTACGAAACCAGCGGCGGCAAGTCGCTGGAGCGCCTGATGTCGTTCGACGGCTCGCAGGCCCGCATCACCGTGCGCACCCGCAGCCTGGACTCGCGCGATCTGCGCGAGCTGGAGGCCTTCATCGACCGCGAGGCCGCCGCCACACTGGCGCCGGACACGCGTCTGGCAGCGGCCGGCAACTTCGCGCTGGTGGTGGCGCTGTGCGATCTGATCGTGCGGGGCGAGATGCTGAGCTTCGGCCTCGCGCTGGCGGCCGTCGCGCTGCTGCTGCTTGCGATCCTGCGTTCGGTGCGGCTGAGCCTGATCGCGCTGGTGCCCAATGTGCTTCCCGTGGTTTTCGCCTTTGGGCTGATGGGCCTACTTGGCATCCCGCTGCACCTGCCGCTGATGATGCTGGCGCCGGTGGTTATCGGCGTGGCGGTGGACGACAACGTGCATTTCTTCGCCCACTTCAGGCGCCACCTGGGCGAGCTGGGCAACCAGGCGGCCGCGCTGCGCGCCACCGTGCGCCACATCGGCCGCGCGCTGCTGTTCAACTCCTCGGTGCTATTCATGGGCTTCGGCGCCTTCGTGTTCTCGCAGAGCACGGACTTGTCGGAGTTCGGCCTGGTCGCGGCCTTCGCCTTCCTGTGCGCGCTGATCTCCGATCTGCTGCTGGTGCCGGCCTTGCTGACGCTGTTTCCGCCGCGCGTGCCGGTGGCACAGATTCCGCCGCATGCGCAGGCCCAGTCGTAG